The sequence AAACTGTAACTTTAGATTTAAATGAAGCTAAAGACGGATTAGAAGGAAAAACTCAGAAGACTAAAAAGTCGGCAATTGAGAAATCTTAATAATAATTAATTTTAAATAAATAATGAAAGCATCGGGAAATTTCCGATGCTTTCATTATTTATTTCTCCCACAGATTGCACAGATTTTCACGGATGCTGCTGCAGAAATTTAGAATAATGACTTAAAAATCTGCTTAATCAGTAAATCTGCGAGAGTAAAATGTTTTCTCCCCAATTATCTGCGTAAATTTTAAAGTCCCACCACAAAACCTACACTAGGAATCAATCCTCCGGAAAAAACACTGCTGTTTTCTTTATACAAAACATTATACATCAAACCGATCTGCATAAAAGAATTATTCCCGATTTGCTGCATATATCCACCACCTAAATAAAGAGCAGTCTCCTGCTGATTATCTTTAAAATCATAAAATTTATCTTCATAATTGATAAAGAAATGCTGCAAATTACCACTCACAAAGAAAGACCTGGCAAAATAATAATTCACAAATGGCCCAAAACCAAACATCGTCGATTTATAAAAATCTGAAGTCTGCCAAGAAACGCTTCCAATTAAACCTGCTTCTAAATCATTGGTCAGTCGATACCCTACTCTCGGCGCAACCTGAAGATTAAAATAAGAATTGCTTCCAAAACCAACTCCTAAACCACCTCCGAAAGTCCATTTATTGGTTTCAGTTGTTGGTGTTCCTACAGAAACCTGAGAAAATGATAGTCCTGAAATCAGGAGGAATGAAGAAATTAATAGTTTTTTCATATTAAATATTTTTGTTTGCTAAAAATTAAACAACAATTTTGTGACTCTATCGTTTTTATCAATCCATAAAATTATCATTTTTTTTGTGAATAGGATTATCGTAATTTTGCAGCTCAACTAAGAACTCCCGTTAAGAGTTTCGTAAAATTGAATACATGAAAGTAGTAGTAGGCCTCTCAGGAGGTGTAGATTCGAGTGTTACAGCGTATTTGCTGCAGCAACAAGGTCACGAAGTTGTGGCTTTATTTATGAGAAACTGGAACGATGCTTCCGTAACTTTAGAAGACGAATGCCCTTGGATTGAGGACAGCAATGATGCCTTAATGGTTGCCCAGAAATTGGGAATTCCGTTTCAGGTGATTGACATGAGCGATTTGTATAAGGAAAGAATCGTTGATTACATGTTTGATGAATACCAGAAAGGAAGAACTCCGAATCCTGATGTTTTGTGTAACAGAGAGGTGAAATTTGATGTTTTTATGAAGACCGCAATGTCTTTGGGTGCAGATAAAGTAGCAACCGGACATTACGCAAGAGTAGATTCTACTTTTGATGAAAACGGAAAGGAAATTTTCCACCTTTTGGCAGGAAAAGACAACAATAAAGATCAGTCTTATTTTTTATGTCAGCTGAATCAAGATCAGCTCTCAAAAGCGTTGTTTCCTATCGGAGAACTGACAAAGCCTCAGGTTAGAGAAATCGCAAAAGAAATCGGGTTGGTTACGGCTGATAAAAAAGATTCTCAGGGATTATGTTTTATCGGAAAAGTAAGCTTACCTCAATTTTTACAACAACAATTGGTACCGAAAGAAGGTGAAATTGTAGAAATTTTCAAAGATTCACCATTATTTTCTGAAGAAGTACCAACATTTTCGTCTAAAGAAGAAGAGCTTGAATTTTTAAGTAAAAAAATCAATTATAAAAAAGCTGACGGAAAAGTTATCGGAAAGCATCAGGGTGCTCAGTTTTTCACAATTGGACAGAGCAAAGGATTAGGAATCGGCGGACATAAAGAATCTTGTTTTATTGTTTCCAGAGACATGGAAAACAACATCATTTTCGTTGGTGAAAGTCACAGTTTCCCAGGTTTACATAAGAAAGCTTTGAAAATTGCTCAATCAGAACTTCATTGGGTTCGAGAAGATTTAAGATTAAAAAACGGAGAATCAATGGAAGTTCTCGGAAGATTCCGTTATAGACAAGAACTTCAAAAATCGAAAATTTATCAGTTTGAAAACGCCTTCTATATGGAATTTGAAAATTCTCAATCAGCTATCGCTGAAGGACAATTTGCTTCGTGGTATATTGATGATGAACTGATTGGAAGCGGAGTTATTTCGTAAATATATTAGAAGACCTTTTCTGAAGGTCTTTTTTCTTTTAAGAATCCATTAGATTATATCTGTGGGAGCAAGTGAAACAAATCTGGAGAGACATAACGCCAATCGGAAGACAAGGTTTGCCTTCTGAAATCGGAAATGCTGAGGTATTTTTAGCCTCAGATGAATCATCTTTTATTGTAGGAACAGAAATTCTGGCTGACGGAGGTCTTACAAATATCAGTTTGATGAAATAGTTTTTCGATCCAAAAAAAATTAAGCATTCATTACTAAGAAAGTCTGGAAATAAGTTTTCCGTACTTTTATTTTTTTCTGTAACATATTTGGAGTTGTGATACTTACTTAGTAAATAACAATAAAAAATATCATTATGAAAACTTCTTTGAAAAATCAGTACGTCTACACCAACAACATTTTAATTTCTATTGTTTCCGCAGTGTTCGGATATAACCTTTATCAGGCGATCGTACATCCGGAAAAATCTCATCTTATTTTGAGTTTTATTCTTTTAGCAATTACTTATTTCGTATGTAAAAAATATGGGTACACAATCAACAATGAAAAAGAATAAAACTAAAAATTTATTGAGAAATATATAAGCCCGAAGCGTTCTGTTTCGGGTTTATTTTGGAAATAATATTTGCGTTATTATTTCAATTTGAACTTTAGGTTATTCAAATTAATAAACAATATAACAATGAATTCTAAAATTAAAATTAGTATTAAACATCCGACAGGTTTTCCTAAAAATAGTCCTCGTACTAATTTTACAATCCCTAATATGAAAATAGAAATCAGAAAGTACAATGTCGTTTTGGAAATACTTTCTTTGAATAATTTTAACCCAAAAACTGAACTGTAAAATCCAAATAAAACAATTAAATAGAATTTTAAAAAATCAGGACCTTTCAAAGAAATAGGATTGAAGGTATCTTTATTAATAACAAGCCAAACTAAGCTCATTATAACCGGAATCATGTGAATCATTATCTTTTTCATAGCTTCTTATTTTATCCGCCGCATCCACCACAACCGCCGCCACATCCTGCTCCGCAACCGCTTCCACCACTACATCCACTTCCGCCGCCGCCGCAACTTCCACCCGAGTCATCATTCTGTTTTTTATTTTTTAAATCAGTCACATTATTATCCTCGAATATTGAACCCAGTATCCCAAAAATGAAGAATAACACGCCCCCGATTAATATCACTGTAAACAAAGTTGAACCAACATTATCTGAGCAAGAATTTAATATCAATACAATGAAGATTAAAGAAAAAATCTTGATATTTTTTAACCAAAACCTTTTAGATTTTTGTTTAATATTTTTATTTTTCCAAATATCTTCCGGAGCTTCTTCCTGAAAAACTTCTCTGTAGCCGTTTAATGTATCCGAAAACCAGCTTGTGTGCTTATTTTTTTCTTCAAAACCGCCTTTTGACGGATGATGATGAAGTTTTCTTTTTAAAATATTCGGGCAAAACTCTTCCCAGTAATTTTGGGTGTAAATCAAATGCATGTGCCAGACTTTATCGACAATTTCGCTTGGTGAAGCTCCGTTTGGTAAAGTACAACAGAGATAAACGAATTTTTGTACTCTTCTATTGCCTTTGCAGTAAAATCTAAAGTCCAGTTTTCTTCTTTTGCCAATTTTTTTGAAAAGGGAAAATCGACATTTGGGGTGTCTAATGAAAAACTTTGAAGTCTGTTCCAAAGAGAATCATTTTGTAATAAGATTTTTGTTTCCATTGTTTTAACTTTTATTTTCTATTCAAATATGGCACTGATAAAAAATATAAAAGTCTTGCAATAATCTTTTTTGGTTTTAAAATAATCTTAAATTAGTCTTATCAAACAAAACTTAAAATGAAAAAAGAAGATATTCTGCATTTGGAGAAGCTGATGAACTTTCTGAGCCTGCATTTCTTAAAGAAAAACCATTGGGAAGATGTTTCAAAAACCGAATGGTCATACATCGTTGCAGAACTTAATGATTTAATTATCAATGAAAATTCAGATAAGAATATTAAGAAAGAAGCAGACATCTTAGGTCTAAATTACCTGTATGAACATTTGATTATCAACAAACTAAAGAAATATTACCAAAACGAAAATTTAGTTATAAGCAAACCGAATCTGGCAAAACTAAGTTTGATTGTCAAAGTTTTAGGTTACTCAAATTATATCGATTTCATTAATTCAAATACAGAATCATTCAATTTTAATGATTTGAGAATTGATATGAATAATGTGAAACAGAACACAGAATTGCTTGACAGGCTTGTCGGATGTTGGTATTCTTATAATAGAAATCTTCCGGAAAACCCTTCTCAGGCAAAAGACGATCGAATCTGGCGCTCTGCAATGGAAATCTACAAATCCGAAACTTCGGGTGAATATTTCGTCGAAAGAAGCGGCGGCGACCGTCACAAGTATTTCGGGAAAATAACGGCGTATTCAGATTATGTTTTTATCATCATGAACAGTAACACGTTTATCCGCCAAAGGCATTTTATCTCAAGAATAAAAGATATCAATGAGAAGATTAAAAACCCAGAATATAAGCTCTATGAACTGCATTTTATAAGTACTTGTATTAGTTTTAATCAAGAGCCGATTGCTCTTTTCGAGATCTTTCAAAAAGCTGACAGAAAAAACTTCATTCCTGATTCTATCAGTTTTCCTATTGACAGCGACGAAATTCCGCCATCAATTATTAAACAATTAGAAGATACAGAGGCTAACCGAATAGATTATAAATAGTTGATGATTTTTGGTTGATCGTTGTTAGTTTTAATTCAAAATTAACCTACCAGCCAATCTTTAAAATCTTTTACACGTTCACGGCTTACTGTAATTTCTTCCTGTGGCTGAAAGTTCAATTCAACCTTATAATTGGGTGAAGTATGGATGTTTTTGATGTAATCTGAATTGATAATAAACTGTCTGTTGACACGGAAAAACTTCTTATCATCAAGAACATCAGCCAATTCATCTAAAGTAAAATCTGAAGGATAAACACGATCAGAAGTCTGCAGATATACAATCTTATTTTCACTAAAAAAACAGCTGACTTCATGCGTTTGAACGATTTTCAAGTTGTATCCTATTTTCACTAAAATCCGGGAAAGCGTTGATTTTTCTTTCTTGATGAGTTGTTTGATATCATCCGAATTTACAGACTGATCTGAAGGAAGGAAAGTTTTAAACTTTTCAATTGCGCCTGATAAATCCTCATCCAGGATGGGTTTCAGAAGATAATCGATGCTGTTTAATTTAAATGCTTTTAAAGTATACTGATCAAACGCTGTCGTATAAATAATAAAAGCTTTGGTGGAAATTTTCTCAAAAATATCAAACGAAAGTCCGTCACCCAAAACAATATCAGAAAAAATAAGCTGCGGATGTTCATTTTCCGAGAACCATTGTACGGCATCTTCCACAGATTCTAAGTTTGCAACCAATTGTAATTCAGGGAAAAGACTCAACATTCTTTCTAACTTTCTTGCAGCGGGTTTTTCGTCTTCTATGATGACCGTTTTAATCATTGAGTGGGGTTTTTAGTTTAATTTGAATATTTCTTAGTAGTCATAATGTTTAATTTTAACGCAAAGTTCACAAAGATTTTTTAACTACTAACTGTTTTTTAAGTTACACAAAGCCGTTTCACTTATAAAAGTTCACGAAGTTTTTAAGTTAAAATAGATTACAGACAATAATAAATTTTAAATAAAAATAATTAAATCTTTTCGGTTTCTAAAAATTAATTGGTTTTTTTGTTTTGCTTAGTTCTTCTTCTAATACTTTGTTCTCCCATTCTGCATTTAAGACAAATAGTTTCACTGCTTTTACTGCCAAAATAATTCCCCAAACCGTCAGGATGATTGATCCGCTAAATATTGATTGAGATAAATCGCCAGATTTCATGAACCTTCTGAAAAATATGATCAAAGCTACGATCCCAAACCACATACAGTTTTTATAGAATGATTTCAAATCTTTTACTCTTTGTTGTGCGTTATTAAAGTTCATTTTATTAATTTTTTAAAGTTTGTTAATTAAAGTGATTTTGAACTTCTTCTCTCCTCCTCCATCAGTTGTTTTATTTTCTTTTCTTCCCAGTCTTTGCCGATTCCGAAAGTGCCTACTGCGTGAATCGTAAGACCTAATCCCCAGCCTAACATCGGCCAGTAAAACCACAAATGCTCAGGTGAAGTCAAAAGATTTAGAATCAATAAAAACGGAATGACTAAACAATAAGAAGTTAGATTGCCATAAAATCCTTTTAGATCTTTTACTCTTTTAGCTGCTTTTTCGTAAGCTAAATTTTCTTTGTTGAATGATAAATTTTCCATGATGTTTTGTTTTAAAAATTAATATTTGTTTGTTTTCTTGAGTCAAATTTAGGTCAAGAAACAGCTTCACTTCAACTTTATATAACCGAACGGTAGATTTTTGAGACTGAACAGCAGAAATCCCAACTCAATTCAAATCGGGATTTTATTTGATGCGTATAAAGGCTTATTTTCAAAATATAAACGGAATCAACTTTTTTGTCTTCTTTTTATATTCTGAATATTCAGTTCCGAACTGTTCTATCAATGCTTGTTCTTCAACTTTAATTCTGTAGAGAAATGCTAATAACGTTGGAACAAATGCGATAAACAGAGAAAACCAATTATTTAGAAATAATCCAAATCCAAAAAATGTGAGCAGCGCAAACGAATAAGAAGGATGCCTTACCCATCTGTAAAATCCTTCTTTTTTGATTTGATGATCGTCTTTAATTGAAACATCGACCGTGAAAAATTTGCCGAGAGATCTAATGATCATCCAGCGGAAAAAAATTCCGGTCACCATCAAAATTTCACCCAGATATAGAATCCAGTATTGATTTCTGATAGGAAAAGTAGTCAGTTTAGAAATAGTAACCGCTAAAAATACCGACGGAAGGATCACTACCCACAAAATATTGAGCGTAGATTGATCTTTCTTTTGGTCTTTTTTTTCTGATTTAAATTTTTGCTTGTAATAAATTTCGCTTAAAAACCAGACCGCAATCGAGACGTAAAAAAGTAAATACAGCGCATTCATTTACTTGTTTTTCTCCATCAGTTCTTTGATTTTCTTTTCTTCCCATTGTTTTGCGAAATTAAATCTGGGTAGAAAAACAAATAATGCATGCGCAAGAAGACCTATTCCCCAAAATATTGCTGTAAGGAAATTTTTAACCTGAAAATAACTCTCATTTGGTTTTAAATTGATGTAGTTAAAATAAGCAAACAAAAGATTAACCGCAACGTATGAAAATAGATGTCCATAGAAACCTCTCAATTTTTCTACTTGTTTTTTAGCCTGTTGATAATTAATATCATTTTCGTCAAATTTTTCCATTTTTTCCTATTTTTT comes from Chryseobacterium sp. 3008163 and encodes:
- the mnmA gene encoding tRNA 2-thiouridine(34) synthase MnmA, which gives rise to MKVVVGLSGGVDSSVTAYLLQQQGHEVVALFMRNWNDASVTLEDECPWIEDSNDALMVAQKLGIPFQVIDMSDLYKERIVDYMFDEYQKGRTPNPDVLCNREVKFDVFMKTAMSLGADKVATGHYARVDSTFDENGKEIFHLLAGKDNNKDQSYFLCQLNQDQLSKALFPIGELTKPQVREIAKEIGLVTADKKDSQGLCFIGKVSLPQFLQQQLVPKEGEIVEIFKDSPLFSEEVPTFSSKEEELEFLSKKINYKKADGKVIGKHQGAQFFTIGQSKGLGIGGHKESCFIVSRDMENNIIFVGESHSFPGLHKKALKIAQSELHWVREDLRLKNGESMEVLGRFRYRQELQKSKIYQFENAFYMEFENSQSAIAEGQFASWYIDDELIGSGVIS
- a CDS encoding SDR family oxidoreductase; the protein is MKQIWRDITPIGRQGLPSEIGNAEVFLASDESSFIVGTEILADGGLTNISLMK
- a CDS encoding LytR/AlgR family response regulator transcription factor, giving the protein MIKTVIIEDEKPAARKLERMLSLFPELQLVANLESVEDAVQWFSENEHPQLIFSDIVLGDGLSFDIFEKISTKAFIIYTTAFDQYTLKAFKLNSIDYLLKPILDEDLSGAIEKFKTFLPSDQSVNSDDIKQLIKKEKSTLSRILVKIGYNLKIVQTHEVSCFFSENKIVYLQTSDRVYPSDFTLDELADVLDDKKFFRVNRQFIINSDYIKNIHTSPNYKVELNFQPQEEITVSRERVKDFKDWLVG
- a CDS encoding 2TM domain-containing protein; the protein is MNFNNAQQRVKDLKSFYKNCMWFGIVALIIFFRRFMKSGDLSQSIFSGSIILTVWGIILAVKAVKLFVLNAEWENKVLEEELSKTKKPINF
- a CDS encoding 2TM domain-containing protein, producing MENLSFNKENLAYEKAAKRVKDLKGFYGNLTSYCLVIPFLLILNLLTSPEHLWFYWPMLGWGLGLTIHAVGTFGIGKDWEEKKIKQLMEEERRSSKSL
- a CDS encoding methyltransferase family protein, with amino-acid sequence MNALYLLFYVSIAVWFLSEIYYKQKFKSEKKDQKKDQSTLNILWVVILPSVFLAVTISKLTTFPIRNQYWILYLGEILMVTGIFFRWMIIRSLGKFFTVDVSIKDDHQIKKEGFYRWVRHPSYSFALLTFFGFGLFLNNWFSLFIAFVPTLLAFLYRIKVEEQALIEQFGTEYSEYKKKTKKLIPFIF
- a CDS encoding 2TM domain-containing protein — translated: MEKFDENDINYQQAKKQVEKLRGFYGHLFSYVAVNLLFAYFNYINLKPNESYFQVKNFLTAIFWGIGLLAHALFVFLPRFNFAKQWEEKKIKELMEKNK